In the genome of Daucus carota subsp. sativus chromosome 9, DH1 v3.0, whole genome shotgun sequence, the window GCCGAAAAGCAATGAATGACGAGGAATTTGTGAGAGCAGTAAATCATGCTTTGAATGACGGTTATGGTCCTCAACCCAAGCCACGAGTATCTGGTGGCGGAGGTATTTTTTCTTGGCTTGGGGCAGATGTAACATCGTCAAGTGAGCGGTTTGAGCTTCCACCAAAAGTAGTGAAATTGGTGTCAGAAAGAATGGTGTTCCCATTGTCTTTAATGCAtgcaaatagttatgcttcaaagcGTGTTGTTCTAATTGGTGATGCAGCACACACTGTGCATCCTTTGGCTGGTCAAGGCGTGAATATGGGTTTTGGTGATGCATTTACTCTTTCTAAAGTCATTTCTGAAGGTGTTGCTATGGGATCTGATATTGGGGAGGTATGTTATCTTCACCTCCTGCTTTTTCCACCCTATCAATCCATTATGAGTTAATTATCTTGTATTATCATTCAGTATTTAGTTGGCTATTCGTAAGTTTTTCCTTCGATTTGTTttatgatttgatttttgtttgatGATCAATTAGTAAATTTTAGGTGCCTGGTTAATTACTCTTGTACTTAATTTTGGTGCTTGAGTTCTGTCTGCTGAGTATTAGGAGTGAGTTGTTTTCTTGTTTGATTCAGATATACCCTTCTGATTTCTGTGCTTGTTTCTCttgcaatataaatatttttatagcaaaaaaaaaaagaaaagctgCAACTTGTTTGGGTTTGATTTAAAGAGGAAATCTAACCCGATTACATCATCATATGTTCTTTGAGTAACTCTTTTTGATTTCATGTAGGTATCTCTGCTGCAGAAGTATGAAGCAGACAGGAAAACAGCTAACATTGCGATGATGGCAATCCTGGATGGTTTCCAAAAGGCGTACTCAGTTGATTTTGGACCATTGAATTTAATACGTGCTGCTGCTTTCTATGGGGCAAATTATATTCCACCACTAAAGAGACATATAATCTCATATGCTTCAGGCGAGCAGAGATTGCCTATTTTCGCTTGAAAAGGTATTGTACTAACCAGTCAAATAATGTTCAAATAACAATTTGTCATCAATGTAGATAACCTTTCAGGTCTGTAATGCAGTGTAAGCTAATGTTCCACACCTTGTGCCGAACTTTTTGTCCTCTGTGAAATCTTGATTCGTCAGTTGTCACCGCTAATGTTCTATTTTTGTAACATGATGACACTTAAGTTACATATTATAAAGCATCAGTTCAGCTTGCTCTTTGCAGCAACTGTGTGCGACGAAGCTGGATCACACAGCAAAGGTAGGTTAcccaatttaattttaatggtGTTGAGGAGGTTTAAACTGAGGCAATCTCCATCTACCTTGTGAACTTATTGCATCAGTGTTCCGACATAGAACAGTCAAATGATTCTGTATAAGCATCTAATGTAATAGTACAACAGAATAgatattacataaaatttacATTCAGCTCTTCCTGCTGTCCCAAAAGTAAGCAGAGAGGAATGCCCAGTTACAAGAAATAATACAAAAAAGGTGCCTTACTATAATACATTGCTTGATTCCAACAGAGATTTGGAGGCGCCGCCGTCCTTGTGCTGAACCAGTCGCAGTTCAACACTTGAAGGCATCGTCGTCTTTGTGCTCAACGAGTCGCAGTTCAACACTTGAAGCGAGGGCATATAGACAAAAAGATGATCATCACAATCACACCGATGATACCGAAAACAATCAGTTTCATCTTCATATTCTGGATCCACATCTTCCTTTTCATTTTGGTTCCTTGCTGCCTGAAATCTTGTGCCTGATGCGTGCATAATTCAGTTGCCAATTCGGGTAAGCCAAGTTCTTAACCATACTAACTCACATTTCTCCGCGGCTTATCAGTGATTGTGATTAATGATATTAGGATTACAATCGGCTTATCAGTGATTGTGATTAATGATATTAGGATTACAATTATTTTACATAACAGTTTTTCATAATTACAATTAGTATTGGGACCAGATTGCGCGTCATTCCCACAAAAACGACTAACCTGATTGCGAAGATTATCAGTTTTGTCTACCAGCAACTCAATCTTCTCCCCGCGGTCAAGAACCTGAAAAGGCCATGGAGTTCTTTCACAACAGTACACAAATGAATCAGAAAGAAACAGGATAGTAAAAAGACCAATGAGACGTTTGGTTCAGGGTTAACGAGCTCATTCTCACTCACGATCCAAACGTTGTTTGGTTACCTTTTCAATATTTTCCATCATAACTCCCTTTACTTCAGTAACCTGAGCTTTAACCTTAGCAATCTTGTCGATTTCTTCCGGATGATCCACACAATATTGCATCTGCTCTTTCAGTTTGGGTCTAAAAATAATTAAGGAGTTAAGTATATGCAAAAAACTCTTCAGAATAAGCTTAAGCTAAATATACATACCCAAACTCTTTATTCAAGCTTTTCGCGGAAGCAGTTTTAGCCTTGCCACTACCATATCGCTTCGTGAACTCTTCTTTCACTCTCACCAGAAAGGCCATTGGAGTTGTTCTGCCCGCAGACTCCACGGCCACAACACAGTATGCTGAAACATCAAACAGAGGAAAATTTTCTGAAATTGTCAAAatccaaattaattttaataaccaggaaattatataaaaaaatggatgcaaaaataatgttgatgcaattttgtaatattatgttcaaggaataaacaaaattcatgttttttcatctaGCTAATATCCCTCTCCTCTCGGTAATAAAACCGTGACGATGATCATGCCATGAACATATGAACAGAAACTCTAGATACCTCGAGACATTTCCCGGCTATCTAATTCAAGAGAACATGTATAAATTTAAGaaggaaatgaaaataaaaattcaaaactaCCTAATTTTCTATGATGATAAAATCATCTCCATCTATTTTTCTATAACATAATCAAACGTCATTGACAAAATTCATTACGAGAATACGAGTATTCAATCACACCCTGCTCAATTTTACCGACATTTAAAAATATCCGCCTTACGTGAAACAATCATGATTTACGAGTATTCGATCACAACCCGCTTTTAAAAAGTATCCATCTTACATgaaacatacatataaataaaacaaaaaagacGGATATAAAGAAAAGAGGAAGAACTGACTGAATCCATTCTCAACGAGATAATTGAAGGTATGTCCATCACAATTAtagttaaatttgttgttggaAGAGGGAAGCTTTTGAAGGCATTGAGTGGCGACGGAGATGTAATTGCCGCTGAAGCCAGAGTACTCGGCCAGAATCACATTTCCACGAGCCACGAAAGCATAAATCAGTGACTGTTGGGCGCGTCCCATTCTTCCTAGCCACAAAACCTTAATAAAGATCAACCTACCATACGattatttttgatgatttgaagaagaagaacagAAAGGTTTGAGGCAGGACAATATTTGGGTTTGAGAAGCATCAAAACAtaacatgcatgcatgcatgcaacGGTAGGAGCAGAGAGAAATGTGGGGATTTGGAGGTTCTAATAACAccaatttaattcaattcataGATGTATATACATGCTATTTAGTGCCTGTTGTGAAAGAAAATAAgctttgttttttatatttttttgggatataaatattaaaaagtgtTTCATATTTGTTGGTAGAGGTGGCAAAATGTGTGATTTGTTTGGTTTTGATTCTTATAAATTGGATTTAGTTTGGATAAATGAACCAAAACCATTTTTAAATcatacattaataaatgtggttatgattttagtttgaattatgggtaaactagtttaataaataaaaacaagtattatatgatgaacaaaaattaatacactcAGGTGACACTGTAATGAATAGTAAATACAACAATAGCGTGTGTCAGTATGTTCAAgttcttaaaaattaatttttttcgaaaaatataaaatctacTTTCTCTAtaaacaatttttaaattttaaaaaaaaattattcagaatttttttgtcaaatttattaaataattttaatttaataaaaatactatctttattttttacaaCAATAATGTCAAATGGAGTTTAAGTGCTATCTGACTTTTTATTCTTATAACATCTAGAATGGATTACTAAAATGATATATTGACTTTATCGAAATGTATAAATGACTGACTAAAAGAAATCATCTAATGATAATTTGTTCTATGCTAGACTTTATAACAAATTAACAATATACAAGTTGATCATGGAGCTTTTGCACTCTCTTTAGCCCTTGTTAAGATAAAAGATGAGCTTTTGAAAAACTCCTCTTGCTTGTACCTGATCATGCAGTCTTCTTGAACAtctttaagatatattttaaaatttat includes:
- the LOC108202879 gene encoding putative vesicle-associated membrane protein 726, which produces MGRAQQSLIYAFVARGNVILAEYSGFSGNYISVATQCLQKLPSSNNKFNYNCDGHTFNYLVENGFTYCVVAVESAGRTTPMAFLVRVKEEFTKRYGSGKAKTASAKSLNKEFGPKLKEQMQYCVDHPEEIDKIAKVKAQVTEVKGVMMENIEKVLDRGEKIELLVDKTDNLRNQAQDFRQQGTKMKRKMWIQNMKMKLIVFGIIGVIVMIIFLSICPRFKC